The Myxococcus virescens DNA segment CCGCGCGCACGCCACCGACAACGCCGCCGAGCTCCCCAGGCCCACCGCCAGCGGCAGGTCCGCCTCCAGCGACACCTTCACCGGCGGCGCGCCCGTCACCTCCGCTGCACGGGCGAACGCCGCCGTGAGCTGCGCCCGCTGCGGGCGGCTGAGCGTGGAGGGCAACGCGAGCTGACACGCCTTCGCCGGCACGGCGCGCGCCGTCACGCCCTGCGACAACGGCCCGGCCAGGGCCGGGTGCCCGTACACGACGCTGTGCTCACCCAACAGGATGACCTTGCCGGCGCCAAAGGCCGACAAGGATTCAGGACGAGGAGCCACGGCGTCAAACCGTGGTGCCGGTCGCGGCCGCGGCATCCTCGGCGGGAAGGCTGGCCAGCAACTCGCGGGCCTTCTCCACCTTCACGTGGCCCGCCTTCACCAGCAGGTTGGCAATCTTCTCCACCCAGTCGCCCCGCGCGCCCGCCGTCACCGCCACGCAGCGCGCGTGCATCGCCATGTGGCCCTTCTGGATGCCCACGCTGCCCAGCGCCCGGAGCGCCGCGAAGTTCTGCGCCAGCCCCACCGCCGCGAACACCATGGCGAGCTCTCGCACCGACGTCGTCTGCATCAGCTTGAGCGCCATCTGCACGCCCGGGTGGATTTTGATGGGCCCGCCCACCGTCCCCAGCGCCATGGGCAGCTCGATGCGGCCCACCAGGTGGCCCTCTTCCAGGTACCAGGTGGACAGCGGCCGGTACTGCCCGTTGCGACAGGCGAACGCGTGCGCGCCCGCTTCAATGGCGCGCCAGTCCTGCCCCGTGGCGATGGCCACCGAGTCAATGCCATTCATCACGCCCTTGTTGTGCGTGGCCGCACGGTACGGGTCCGCCTCCGCGAAGCGGCTGGCCTGGGCGATGCCCTCGGCAATCTCCTCGGCCGGCATCTCGAAGTCCGCCAGCAGCGGGATGGGGATGCGGCACATGGCGCGCGCCAGCCGGCGGTCCGCCAGGTTGGAGAGGATGCGCAGGTACACCTTGCCGCCCGTCACCTGCTCGATGAGCGGCGCCACGCCCTCCGCCATGGTGTTGATGAGGTTGGCCCCCATCGCCTCCTGGGCGTCGATGATGAGGTGGACGATGAGCAACGGCTCGCCGCGCGGCCCTTCCGGGGCCGGCAGCACGCGAACCTCCACGTCCTTCGCCCCGCCGCCACGCGCCACCATGGCCGGGTGGAAGCTGTTGGCCAGCGCGAGAATCTGCTCCTTGTGCGCCAGGATGCGCTCGGTGGCCACCGTCGGGTCGCCGTAGCGCGACACCTGCACCTGGCCAATCATCAGCGACGGGTCGGCCTCACCCAGGAAGCCGCCCGCCTCTCGGACAATCTTCGCCGCGAAGGACACCGCCGCCACGACGGACGGCTCCTCCACCGCCATGGGCACCAGGTAGTCACGTCCGTTGACCTGAAGGTTGAGGCCCAGGCCCAACGGCAGGCAGAACGTCCCCACCGCGTTCTCAATCATCTGGTTCGCCAGGACAGGCTGGAGCGCCTCCGAGCCCAGCAGCTGCTGCAGGTCCTCGGGCGTGAGCCGGAACATGCGGGAGAGGTGCGCGTGGCGCTCCTCCATCGGCAGCTTGTGGAACCCGGGAAGCCGGGACGTCACGGTGTCAGACATGTTCTTCCTTCCAGACTTCAGCGCGGCCACCCGCTACAGCGCCGCAAACCAATCCTTCAACTCTCCGGTGACCACCCGGGGCCGCTGTCTCAATTCAGCGCAGCTTCTGCTTCCCGTCAGCACAAGCGCCTGCCGCAGGCTCGCCAGGATGACCTCCAGCGCCGCCTCCGCCGCCTCCACGCCGCCCGCCTGCTGCGCGCGGAACAATGGCAGCGCCACGCCGGCCAGGTTCGCCCCCAGCGCCAACACCTTGGCCGCGTCCAGCCCCGTGCGCAGGCCACCGCTCGCCACCAGGTGGACGTCCGGGCCCACGGCCCGACGCACGGAGGCCAACGCCGCCGCCGTGGGAATGCCCCACGCGCTGAACTCCGCCCCCAGCTGCGCCTGTACGCGCGACGCGCGAAGCTGTTCCACGCGCACCCAGGACGTCCCGCCCAGGCCGGACACGTCGATGTTCCGCACGCCCAGGTCCACCAGCCTCCGCGCGACGTCCGGGCCAATGCCGCAACCCGTCTCCTTCACCAGCAGCCGGTCGCCAAAGGCCTTCACCAGCAGCTCCACCACGCGGTAGCCGCCCTGGAAGTCCCGGTCGCCTTCGGGCTGCGTCAGCTCCTGGCCCGCGTTGAGGTGCAGCGCCAGCCCGTCCGCGCCAATGCCGTCCACCAGCCGGCGCGTCCCCTCCACGCCCAGCCCAATGGCCTGGAACATGCCGATGTTGCCCAGGAGCGCCACCGTGGGCGCCACCTGCCGCACCTGGAAGGACGCGGCCCGCGAGGCATCCTCCGACATGGCGCGCTGGCTGCCCACACCGAAGGCCAGGCCGTGGCGCTCGGCGAGCAACGCCAGGTCGCGATTCACCGCCCCCGCACGCTCCGTCCCACCCGTCATCCCGGTGACGAGCAGCGGGTAGCGCAGCCGCTTGCCCAGGAACGCCGTGGACAGGTCCACGTCCTCCACGGACATCTCCGGCATCGCGCAGTGAACCAGCTTCACGCACTCCAGCAGGGTGCTGTTACCGGTGGGTTCGACGTCACCCATGGCGCAAAGGTCGAGGTGCGCGTCCTTGCGTCTGGCTGTGATGTCGTCGCCCATCTCGTTGAAATCCGGTCTGCCCTGGGTGGAAGGCGCGTAAGTACCTGAATGGCCAAAGTTTCCTGAGCAAGCACGGCGGCCAAGGTGCAAGCCAAAGGGCCCGCGAGGTCCGTCTCCGCGTGTGGTCAGCAAACATGAGTCGAGCCCATGCAACGACGGCGCCATGATGCGCCAGGCCGCATCAAACGTGATTTGAGGAGGATGAAACAGCCAGGCTCCGCGTTTGACACGTCAGCCGCAGTTGCTGACGCGTCAACGGGCCTCATGACACGCCCTGGGCCTACAAAAAAATGCTGTCGCTGGGTCATGCGGACATCAACGCGAGTGAGCGCGGAGCTCGACGGGCATTCACGACACGAGTGTCGGCCACCCAGTCGTGGAGACACCGCCGGTCCTCTCCAACGACGAAGAGGGCGTCCACGAGGCCGAACCAGCCGCAGTAGCCGAAGAGCACAACCGGGAGCGCGTTCCTCAGCAGGGCCATGCGCCACACCCCAGCCGGACAACCGGCGCTCCGGACGACTTGAATTCCCAAGAGCCTCTTGCCGAGGCTCGCCCCAGTGCCGCGAATCAGGCTCGCCTGAACGAGCAACGCGAGGAGCGCCGGGACGTAGACAACTGGAGCCTTCATCGCCGGCTCGCCCGGCAGCGCCCGGCACCGGAGGACGCCCAGGAACAGGGACGGAAGCACGAGCGCGGCGCCATCGACAAGGCTTGCCGCGAGCCGGGCCCTGCGCGTCGCCAGCTCCGGAGCTGCGTGAAGGCACTGAGCCTTGCAGGCAATGGGCGGCTGAGTTCGTGGAGCGATGTCACGCCCCTGGGCAAGAGGGGCGCCGTGTCGACGCTCACGCAGACACGGCGCCCGGAGGATGGTGCTTATGGTCCCGTCAGGCGGTTAAGCGTGAAGGAGGGCCGGTTCCACGTCCCGCCGGGGAAGCTCACTGCGGAGGAGGCAGCCATGCCACCTGGAGTGCCCGCCGAGCCATTGACGGTGAAGGTGCCCGCGGCCGTCCCCGAGGTCGACGTTGGTCCAGTGCAACCCGGACAGAGATTCGTCCCGGTGACGTACGTCATTGGGAACACGAGCGACGTGGAGGCGCTGTTCACCACGCCCTGCAGCCACACCGGATTGCTGCCCTGATAGACGGTCAGGTTGAGAACGTGGGTGTTGCCCTGTGTATTGAAGCTGCCGCCCCAGCCGGGCTCCGCGCCGTTGTACCAGAGGCCATTCAGGTTCATCACGGTGCTGCCGCCACCGAAGGCCAGGAATTGGATGGGCTCGTTGCCGGAGAGCGAGCCCAGCTTCCAGTAGAAGCGCCACAGGCCGCTGCTATAGGTGATGCGCAGGGTGCCCACCACGGAAAACGTCGCGGAGGAGCCCGTCCAGGAGGTCTGCAGCAGATCGCCCCGCCACTCGCCGGCCTCCGCGACGAGGTAGGCCTGGTACCAGATGGGCACGCCCGCGGCCGTGTACGTGTACCAAGTGACGTGGATCTGGTCGGAGGCGAGGTGCTGGATGTCCAGGCCGTTGCCAGAACGCGCCGGGTTGTACCAAGGGCCCTTGTCCGGGCGGGGCGGGAGCGCCGCATACAGGTAGGTCAGCGCGCTGAGGTCGCCGGAGGTGAACTCCCCCGTTTCGACCGAGCGGAAGCAGGAGTTCATGAGCGAGCCGCCGACGGTCGCCGTCGTCGGCGTGCCCGGGATGTGGATGGCCCCGACGCCCGCGTCACCTTCGTTGCCGCCACTGCCGCAGCTGATGCTGCGGTTGTAGTAGTCCGTGTGGCGCAAGCCGATGGTGTGGCCAATCTCGTGCGTGATGACGTGCTCGATGACGTCGACGCTGTAAGAGGAAAGCCCGCCGCCGATGTTGATGGTGCCGTACGGCAGCCCGCCCGAGGGGAATCCCGCCGAGCCTCCAACGACACCCGGCTGGATGACCGCGTTGATGGTGAAGCTGCAGCCGGTGCTCGGCGTGCGCGCCATGGCGAAGGACAGCGGCAACTCGTCGTAGTTCTGGATGGCCAGATCGAGTGCCGTGCTGAAGTTGCCGGTGAACGTCGAGCCGTTGATGCAGATCTTCGTCACCGCCGAGCTGATGAGGTTCGTCGTGTGGTACTGCTCCTCGGTGCTGTGGTCCCGCGCGAGCATCTCGCGCGATGCGGCCAGCGAGACCTCGGCGTCTCGCCCGACGTACACCTTCCCGTCGACGACCATGATGTCATCGGCCGGAAACCCGGCCTCGGCCAGATTGTCGACAATCTCCTGCGTCTCATCGGGTTGTCCAGCACATCCGAACATCAAAGCACTGCATCCCACCGCAAGGACGAGACTTTTCACAAACATGGATACTCCTTTGGTCGACCAGAAGTACATCCGTTCGCGGGGTTGCCGCGCCCCGCAGGCGACACTCCTTCCAGACAATCCCGCACAGTACGCTGAAGCCAGACTCCGTGTCGACGAAGGCATCTACCCGTAATGCTTCGCAGTGCCCTGTACCGGTGCAGGCCTGACCCTGAGGGATCCCCTTATTGAGCGAGTGGGGGCGCCTCGTCCTCCACTTCCTTCCCCCGTACTGCCCCAGGGCAATCGCATCAAGCGGGTGTGGCTCGAATTGCATGCCAACGTCACCCGTAACCACCGCTGCCGTCCCCTGGCCACGCTCATGTCCCGGGTGCATGCCTACCTCTCCGCTCGCAATGCCTAGCGCTCCGCCAGTCCATTCCTGCGTCGAATCGACGGCGCTGTGTACGCAGAGGACCTGAAAGCAAGAAGGCCCTGCCTGAAAGCAAAGGCAGGCAGGGGTTGAAGTGGAAGCAGCAGCGGGAGAATCTGCCGGGGAATCCTGCCTTGGCGTTCGCGAAAAGCACGGCGTTCCGGCCCACCCCGCTTTCCCGAAAGCGCCGCATGGCGAAGAACATCGGGGCGTGGGATTTGGTGCCGCACGTCAGGAGATGTCGCCTAGCATCCAGCGCATCCCCACCCCTGAAAGCCGACTCCGCTGAACGCCACCGAACCGCGCCACCTCGCCGGCCTGGACCTGCTCCGGTGCCTGGCCATCCTCATCGTCGTCCTCTTCCACTACCCGCGCCCCGACGGCCACGAGGCCTATCGGATGCTCGCCAACTTCGGATGGACGGGTGTGGAGCTGTTCTTCGTGCTGAGCGGCTTCCTCATCGGCTCGCAGCTCCTGGAGCCAGCGTCCCGGGGCGAGGCACCATCTCTAAAGCGCTTCTACCTGCGGCGCTCGTTGCGCATCCTGCCCCCCTATCTCATCGTGGTGGCCCTGTACCTCTTCATTCCCGCGTGGAGTGAACGCCCCGTGGAGACGCCCGCGTGGCGCTTCCTCACCTTCACGCAGAACTTCGGCCTGCGCCTGAACGGCTTCTCCCACGCGTGGTCGTTGTGCGTGGAGGAACACTTCTACCTGGTGCTGCCCCTCACCGTGCTCGCGCTGCGCGGGCGCGTCCGGGCACCGCACCTCCTCGCGGGCGCGGTGGGGTTGATGGTGGCCGGCATGCTCCTGCGGGGCGGCCTGTGGCAGCGCCACTTCTCGCTGCTCGGGCCGGGTGACGCAGGGTGGCGCGGTTACGACACGCTCCTGTACTACCCGACGTACGCGCGGCTCGACGGGCTGACGTGCGGCGTATTGCTCGCGGCGCTGCGCGTCTTCCGACCCGCGGCATGGGAGCGCTGGACACGAGGAGCCCGCGCCGGAGGCCTGGCGTTGGTGGGACTCGTGTGCCTGGGCGGAGTGTTTTGGATGAACGAAGAACACTTTCGGAACCTGGCCCACACGATGCTCGCGTTCCCCATGACGTCGTTAGGCTACGCGGCGCTGCTCATGGCCATGGCGGGCCCCACCGCCTCGCGCGTGTGCGCCCGCATCCCCGGCGCAAGAACCTTCGCGGTGCTGAGCTTCACCGTCTACCTCACCCACAAAGCCGTGCAGCACGGAGTCCGCGTCTCACTGGAGCCCTATGGCATGGACGCATTCCACCCCGTCACGCTGTTGGGGGGCGCAGTGGCGGTGCTGCTCGCGTCGCTCGCTCTGCACCACGGCGTGGAACGGCCCTCGTTGAAGTGGCGCTCGCGGCTGGAGACGCGGCTCGTCCCCGAGCCTTCGCCCCAACCCGCCGCCCTGGTGGACACCAGCACCATGGCGCGCTAGCTGGGGCGGACGAAGGCGAAGTTCACGGACACTCAATCGGACCCCGAATTTTCCCGATTTCACCTAACCCCATGATGTTTCTCGTTCTTTTCCTTCGCAGTCTCTCGAGAGAGCTCAGAGAACGAGTTCGCGCAGGGGTTCATTCGGGGCGCTGAACGAAGGGCCCTGCCAACCGGTAGGGTCCTTTTGTTTTACATGGGCCTCGCAATGAATATCGCGGGGCCTTCGTGCTTGTTCCTACACCTGTCGTTCGGAAAAAGCCGGTACCACCTCCCTGTTGAAAGAACAGGAGGGGGGAGCGAGGCTTCCCATGTCGTCGACAATCGACGTAGAGACGCGAGCGCACGAGGTGCGCCTGGTCGGCCAACTCGGCGCGGAAATGGAAGAGATTGGGGCCTGGCTGCAGCCCCACTTCCGCAGGCGCGAAGCACATGCCGCCGCAGTGGAGTACGTGAGGGCGCTACTGGGGTGCGCGCAGCGGAAGAATGCGTGGGGCCTTTCAGAGGACGCGCGGCACGGGCTCCTTGCGCGCCACACGGATGACGCTGTTCATCCCGCTCGGCTCAAGGTAGGCGCGGCGACTTCCTTCACGTCCGTAACCCGGTGCATTCGAAGTTCCGCCATCAGTTCCTCACGATTCATGAACTCACGACACAGAGCATGCTGATTTATCTGCCCGTCACGAATCAGCGCCACGGGCCGGGACTTGAGCAGCGCGGCCACCGGTAAGCCAACGCGTCAATCGCCACGCTCCAGGCGCAGACGGCTGCTATCACCAACAGGCTGTCGAGCAGCCCCGCTGCGCCGGCACCGCGGGGTGGCGGAGCGCACCAAGTCATCTCGCAACCTGGAGCGCCGGCGTGGGACCTGGGCTCATGTGCCCGAGACGGCCTCTGTCGAGCTGAGGATGGCGAGCCCGGAGTACCTCCCCACGCAGGAGCCCCAGGGCACCTCGTCCGTGACGCTCTCCCCGGGAGGCTACTGCCGGCAGCCGTCACCCACTTTGGAGATGACTTTGGCCGCCCCGAGGGCATTCCTCGCGGGAGCAACCACGGCGGGGGGAGGCCACCAAGGAAGCCTCCCCCAACCATCGCATTGGAGCCAGCCGAAGTTCTGCCTCTCGTCTCCGCGTCAATTCCCGCTCAGCGCATTGACGATCTGCTGAGCCGACTTGGGGTCGTCGCAGGAGTTGCTCAGCGGGAACCACCTGCACCCGGCCGGCGGTTTGCCCTGCGGGAACCATTCCTTGTCGCCATTGAACGCGCTGACGTAGGCATTGAGGTGCTGGTAGCCGAGCTGCGCCATGAACGACGAATCGTCGGTCCATTTCACGCCGGTGTTCTTGCTGTCGGTGTAGAGCGCCAGCGGGCCGTCGAACGCGGGGGTCTGCTCGAACTGCACGTATTGTTGGTTCGAGGCGCTCGCCTGCCGAGCGCCGATCATCTTCCCGACAGGGTCATTGGCCAGGACGTTGAGGCCGTAGATGTTCGTCGGTTTCGTCAGCGCATTCATCGTGCCCGCGTTCCAGGCGTGTGGCACCACGTCCTTGGCGTTCCAGATGAACGTGGCATTGGCTTTGCCGGCACCGAACACGCTCTTGAAGTGGTCGAGGAACGCCTGGTTGCCGATCGACGGCCCCGCTGTCGCCAGCAGGTTCACGTGCTGCCAGTGGCTCAGGTTCGTGTCCTGCGTATTCAGTGCCGAATCTGGATCCATGAGCGCGAGCATCAGCATCGGGGCGAGGCCTCCGCCGAGGCTATGCCCGGTGAACCAGAGCGTGACGGTCTGCTTGTTCGGGATGTTCCCCAGAAACGTCCGGATGTCATTGAGAGGCCACTGCATCTTGAAGAGGAGCCTCATGAGGCCCTCCCAATCCCCCGTCGTCACCTGCATCGGCGAGGAAGTGCTGCCCACCTGTTTGAGCTTCCAGTCCGTCGGCTCGATGTCGAGGTCCTCGGTCGTCATATCGAAGGAGGACAGCGCGTTGGTCCCAGCCACGGCCACCACATAGACCGGGAGAGGGTTGTTGCTACCGTCCAGTTGCTGCGCGACGAACATCCCGTTGCTCACCTGAGGGGGGAGCAGGTCATCCAGGGTATAGCTCGGGCCCCAGACCACCTTCCACTTCGAGTAGGGAGCATTCAGGCTGTTGATCTGCCCTTCCAGGTCCTTCGCGCTCCAGGGACCAATCAGGTTGCCCACAGTGGCTTGGCTCGCCAGCCATGAGAGAGCAAAAACCTGCTTCTGAATAGACGTGGGATTGAACATGCGGGCTCCAGTTGAGAAACGGATTGCGGGTCAAAGCCAGCCCTGTCGAGAAACTCCAAGAACTGGCGCCACGAGGCAGCAATGCATGCGCTGTGCCTCTACCGTGGTTGGGTGGCCTCTGGGTGGGCGCTGCTCTGTGGAGCCCGGCCAGAACTCAAGCCTGCGCTGGAGCCCGAGGTGTCAGTCCTCTTGTTTGACGTGTCAATTCCCACCACTGACATGTCAGCCCTGAGCTGAAGGGAGCGAGCCCGTGGATGGCGACGAGCCCCCACGCGAAAGGCGGGTTCAACTGTCTGTCCGGGTTGCCGCAGTGTCTGCGATGGCGGAATGGGCTGCGCAAGGACTCCTTTCCTCCCTAGCAGGTTGTTTCAAAGTCCCCTACCTGAGGGGCTGCCGCCCACCGCCAGTTGCGCGCCGTCGGGGATCCTCCCTGGAAGCACGGCACAGGGCGGCTCCCGTTCGTCCCATGCCCGGGACTGACGCATTGCACACCATGCGATGGAGCCCGAGGAGAGAGGGCAATTGTTGGGGAGGCGGCCTCGGGATAGAAATCTCCGACGCAGAAGGAGGAGTGAATGTCGAGTCGAACCGTCTCCCGGAGGACGTTGCTCCAAGGCACGTTGGTGGCAGTCGCATTCAATCCCATGAGCCGGAGTTGGGCCTCCACGCTGGAGGCTGGCGCGGTCCCCCTGCCGCCACTCGATGGCGAGTTGCTGATGGACACAGCGTCGCGGACCGCGGCCTCGGAGGACTTCGGTCACATCCTCCACCGCACGCCGTGGGCGGTGCTCGTCCCCGGCTCGGTGAAGGACATCGTGGCCATGGTCCGCTTCGCGAGGCGCCAGTGCCTGAAGATCGCCGCCGCTCGGGGCCTCGGTGAGAGCCACAGCACCTTCGGCCAGTCCCAGGTGGCGGCGGGCATCGTCATCGACATGTCCACGCTGTCGACCATCCACGAGATTGGCGAGGACAGCGCCTGGGTGGATGCGGGCGTCCGGTGGCACGAGTTGCTCCAGGCCTCGCTTCCCCACGGCAAGAGCCCGCCGGTGCTGACCGACTACATCGAGCTGAGCATCGGTGGGACGCTGTCTGCGGGGGGCATCGGCGGGCAGGCGTTTCGCTGGGGCCTCCAGGTGGACAACGTCCTGGAGATGGACGTCGTCACGGGTCGGGGTGAGCTCGTGCGGTGCTCGCGCTGGCGTGAGCGGCCCCTGTTCGACGCCGTGCGCTCGGGCCTGGGCCAGTTCGGCATCATCGTGCGAGCGAGGGTGCGGCTCGTCGAAGTGCCGCCTCGCGCTCGGACGTACATCGCGCTGTACAACGACCTCCACCGCTTCATGGAGGACCAGCGGCGGCTCATCGAGGACGGTCGCTTCGACTACGTCGAGGGCTCCGCCGTCGCCTCCAACGGGGGCTGGGCGTATCAGCTCGAGGTGGTGAAGTACTTCACGCCGGGCTCGGAGCCGAACGATGCGCGACTGCTCGCGGGCCTGGGCTTCCAGCCGGGAACGCTCCAGGTGAGCGACGGCAGCTACTTCGACTTCGCCAACCGGCTCGCACCGCTGGTCGAACTGCTCAAGCAACTCGGCGTCTGGGGCTTCCCCCATCCGTGGCTGGACATGTTCGTCCCCGCCCGGTCCGCCGAGTCCTTCGTCCAGGAGGTCCTCTCGCAGACCACCGAGGCCGACATGGGGCAGGGACCCATCCTCCTCTACCCCTTCCGCGCCTCGGCGCTGACCACGCCCTTCCTACGCACCCCCAACGACAGACACGTCTTCCTCTTCTCGCTGCTGCGCACCGCCATTCCACCGACGCCGGAGAACGTCGCATCCCTCCTGCGGAAGAACCGCGCCATCTTCGACCGGCTCACGGCCATCGGCGGGAAGATCTATCCCGTGGATGCCGTGCACTTGAGCCCCGCCGACTGGCGCCGCCACTTCCACCCCGGCTGGGAGCGGTTCGAGCACGCGAAGCGACGCTACGACCCGGACCGCATCCTCACGCCGGGACAAGGCATCTTCTGATCAACGCCCCCCGAAGGGGCATCTTCGTGCTCGGGGCCGCATCCCATGGGAGTGGCTCCGAATCCGCCATGCCACCTGTGCCGCCCCCAATCCGGTCGCGGCGTCATGGGTGCACCTCGCTCACTCAGCAGTGCGTCAAGGCGAGTGAGCGAGGCGCGCGAAGGGCATCGTCTGCTCGGCGCGTACTCCGAGGCGGCACCCTTCCTGGCACAGGGGGAGAGGCTGTGCGCTCAGGGTACGTACACCTCCGCCGTGGCAAGTGGGTGGGTTCCATCTTCGCCACCCACGACGAGAATCCTGCCTGAGGTCAGCACCGTCGCGGTGTGAGCTCCGCGGGACTCCGCCATGGAGCTGGTTGCGGACCAGGAAGAGGTGGCCGGGTCGTACAACTCCGCGGTGTTGTAATAGCTGCTGCCGTCGCCCCCCGCGACGAACACCTGGCCCGAAGAGAGCAGCGTGGCGGTGTGGCGGGAGCGGCCTTCGACCATGGAGCCAGCCGCGGACCAGCTGTTGGTGTCTGGATCATACAGCTCAGAAGAAGCCGGTTCGGCGAGCGATTGCCCCCCTGAGATGAGCACCTTGCCGGAGGGGAGCAGCGTGGCCGCGTGAAGGCTACGTCGCGTCACCATGGCGCCGGCTGGAGTCCACGTATTGGTGGCCGGGTCGTACACTTCGGCGCTGCTCAAGCTCCCGGAGCCATTGGTCCCCCCTGAGACGAGGACCTTGCCGGAGAGGAGCAATGTGGCCGTATGGTTGAAGCGGGCGGTGCTCATGACGCTGGACCGAATCCAGATGTTGGCGAGCGGTTCGAACACCTCCGCAGTGGCCACGGCGCTGTTGCCATCGGTGCCGCCGGTGACGAGAACCTGGCCCGAGGAAAGCAGCGTCATTGCGTGACCGTAGCGGCCCCCGCTCATAGGGCTCACCGGATACCAGGCGTTGCTCTGCGGATCATACATCTCCGCGCTGGTCAGGGCGCCGACGCCCCCAGTGACGAACACGTAATTATCGGAGAGCAGTACGGCGGCGTGAGCGAAGCGGCCCGTGGACAAGGCACTGACGGGAGACCAGGAGTTGGTCGCTGGATCGTACGACTCCACACTGCTCAGGGTGGTCGTCCCATCGCGCCCCCCAGCGATGAGCACCCGGCCCGAGTCGAGCCGCGTGGCGGTGTGGTTGTAGCGGCTCGTGGACATCGCCCCTGCGGACGTCCACCTGGTGACGCTGAGTTGAGCCGTACCGCTCACGCCACCCAGGGTGGCGGTGATGGTGACGGGCCCCCCCGCGGCCACGCCAGTGCACAGGCCCGTGCTGCTCACGGTGGCAATGGCGGCGTCGCTCGTCGTCCATGCCGCGCTGCTCGTCACATCGACCGTGGTGCCGTCGCTGTAGCTGCCCTGGGCGGTGAACTGCTGTGTCGAGCCCGAGAGCACCGAGCCCGTCGTGGGAGTGAGCTCGATGGAGGTGAGCACGGGCGAAAGAGGCGTGATGGTGAGTTGAGCCGCGCCGCTCACGCCACCCAGGGTGGCGGTGATGGTGACGGGCCCCCCCGCGGCCACGCCAGTGCCCAGGCCCGTGCTGCTCACGGTGGCAATGGCGGTGTCGCTCGTCGTCCACGTCGCGCTGCTCGTCACATCGACCGTGGTGCCGTCGCTGTAGCTGCCCTGGGCGGTGAATGGCTGCGTGAGGCCTACCGACACAGAGGCAAGGGAGGGTGACACCTGTAGCGAGAGGAGGTGAGCGGCGGTGACCTCGAGGGTTGCCTCGCCCGAGGCTCCGCCCGCGTTGACGGTGATGATGGCGCTACCGGGCTTGAGCGCCGTCACTTTGACAGTGCCATCCGGTTGCGGTTCGACGGAGGCCACTTGAGGATCGGACGTCGTCCATTGCCGTGAAGTGGAGGCGTCGAGGTCGACGACGCGGCCATCGTCATAGACCCGCTGGGCCTTCGCAAGGGTCGTCATCCCCGCGGAGATGCGGGTCTCCGCGAGGGCGACTCGGAGCGAGAAATCGTCGCGAGGAAGTGGAGGCGGATGATCATGGCAGCCAATGACTGCCAGCGCCAAGCAGAAGGCAAGAAGTGAGATGGGTAGGTTTTTCATGCGAAGTGGCTCTTGGTTCAGAGTGGGGAAAGGCCCAGATGGCCAGCAACCAGAGCAGGTACCGAGTCACGTCAGCGCGGCCACCCTTACTCTGAGTGTCAGCGATTGGATATTGGACCTAGTGCCTACTCAGCGCGGGCTCAGCCCCTGGACCCACCGGTCCGCGAACCGCACCAACTCCGCCACCGAGTCCACGTCCAGCATCTTGATGACGCGGGCGCGGTGCGCCTCTAGAGAGAGTGAGCTCGCCCCGATTTCGTGGGGCGAGCTCAGACTCTTTACATTTGCTGCGAGCCCCTGACTGGCGCACCTTCCCAAGAGCGTTGGTAACCGGGGCGGGCGATGGCACATGTGCCACCGCCCCTCTTCACTGCCTCAAGACAACATCAGGACGGCGTCAGTCCTCGCGCCGCCTCCACGCGAGGAGAGAGAGCAACGCCATCGCCAACGGGAGCGCGGCAGTCGTCCCGGTGGACGAGCAACCGCTGGACTCCTTCGGCGCCGGGGGCGCCGGGCTCACCGTCACCGTGACCCGGTCCTCCGCGGACAGGCCACTCTCCGAGGAGACCTTCACCACGAAGACGAACTCCGTGGTGGCCGAGACCTCAGGCGCGGTGAACTG contains these protein-coding regions:
- a CDS encoding lipase family protein; amino-acid sequence: MFNPTSIQKQVFALSWLASQATVGNLIGPWSAKDLEGQINSLNAPYSKWKVVWGPSYTLDDLLPPQVSNGMFVAQQLDGSNNPLPVYVVAVAGTNALSSFDMTTEDLDIEPTDWKLKQVGSTSSPMQVTTGDWEGLMRLLFKMQWPLNDIRTFLGNIPNKQTVTLWFTGHSLGGGLAPMLMLALMDPDSALNTQDTNLSHWQHVNLLATAGPSIGNQAFLDHFKSVFGAGKANATFIWNAKDVVPHAWNAGTMNALTKPTNIYGLNVLANDPVGKMIGARQASASNQQYVQFEQTPAFDGPLALYTDSKNTGVKWTDDSSFMAQLGYQHLNAYVSAFNGDKEWFPQGKPPAGCRWFPLSNSCDDPKSAQQIVNALSGN
- a CDS encoding FAD-binding protein, whose translation is MSSRTVSRRTLLQGTLVAVAFNPMSRSWASTLEAGAVPLPPLDGELLMDTASRTAASEDFGHILHRTPWAVLVPGSVKDIVAMVRFARRQCLKIAAARGLGESHSTFGQSQVAAGIVIDMSTLSTIHEIGEDSAWVDAGVRWHELLQASLPHGKSPPVLTDYIELSIGGTLSAGGIGGQAFRWGLQVDNVLEMDVVTGRGELVRCSRWRERPLFDAVRSGLGQFGIIVRARVRLVEVPPRARTYIALYNDLHRFMEDQRRLIEDGRFDYVEGSAVASNGGWAYQLEVVKYFTPGSEPNDARLLAGLGFQPGTLQVSDGSYFDFANRLAPLVELLKQLGVWGFPHPWLDMFVPARSAESFVQEVLSQTTEADMGQGPILLYPFRASALTTPFLRTPNDRHVFLFSLLRTAIPPTPENVASLLRKNRAIFDRLTAIGGKIYPVDAVHLSPADWRRHFHPGWERFEHAKRRYDPDRILTPGQGIF
- a CDS encoding kelch repeat-containing protein, producing the protein MTTLAKAQRVYDDGRVVDLDASTSRQWTTSDPQVASVEPQPDGTVKVTALKPGSAIITVNAGGASGEATLEVTAAHLLSLQVSPSLASVSVGLTQPFTAQGSYSDGTTVDVTSSATWTTSDTAIATVSSTGLGTGVAAGGPVTITATLGGVSGAAQLTITPLSPVLTSIELTPTTGSVLSGSTQQFTAQGSYSDGTTVDVTSSAAWTTSDAAIATVSSTGLCTGVAAGGPVTITATLGGVSGTAQLSVTRWTSAGAMSTSRYNHTATRLDSGRVLIAGGRDGTTTLSSVESYDPATNSWSPVSALSTGRFAHAAVLLSDNYVFVTGGVGALTSAEMYDPQSNAWYPVSPMSGGRYGHAMTLLSSGQVLVTGGTDGNSAVATAEVFEPLANIWIRSSVMSTARFNHTATLLLSGKVLVSGGTNGSGSLSSAEVYDPATNTWTPAGAMVTRRSLHAATLLPSGKVLISGGQSLAEPASSELYDPDTNSWSAAGSMVEGRSRHTATLLSSGQVFVAGGDGSSYYNTAELYDPATSSWSATSSMAESRGAHTATVLTSGRILVVGGEDGTHPLATAEVYVP